The following is a genomic window from Syntrophomonadaceae bacterium.
GTATGGCCATAATTTCAGAGGCCACGGAAATATCAAAGCCAGACTCTCTGGGTACGCCTTCGGTCCTGCCGCCAAGACCAATGATAATCTTCCGGAGAGCCCTGTCGTTCAAGTCAATTACCCGGCGGAAAACAATCTGGCGGGGATCAATATTAAGAACATTCCCCTGGTGGATGTGGTTATCAATCAAAGCAGCCAGGAGGTTATGAGCATAGGTGACAGCGTGGATATCTCCGGTAAAATGCAGGTTGATGTCTTCCATAGGAACAACCTGGGCATAGCCACCGCCGGCAGCGCCGCCTTTTACCCCGAAACTGGGCCCCAAAGAAGGCTCCCTTAAGCAAACAATTACATTTTTGCCCAATTTGGCCAAGCCATCAGTCAGGCCTACGCTGGTGGTAGTTTTTCCTTCACCGGCAGGAGTGGGGTTGATTGCCGTAACCAAAATCAATTTGCCGTCCGGCTTGTCCTTTAAACGCTTATAAACACCGAGGGATACTTTTCCTTTGTACTTTCCATAAAGATCAATCTCGTCCTCATCAATACCTAACTGCCGTGCAATCTCCATTACCGGCTTCATTTTCGCCGCCTGGGCAATCTCAATATCACTGGGAACAGTTGCCAAATCGATCACTCCTTTTATTCTTTTTCCTTACTATTTCAATGGCCATCCGGAAAAGATGGACCACCTCCACCGAATTCACTGGATTAGAGAGAAAAAGCTGAATTGATTGATAATGCCGGTTTCAGTTGAAGCACTGGTCAGCAAGCTGGTGCAGCACCAAAGCCATTATGTTCCACATTTCACACACTTTACATTATAATTTGTTCGCATAAATAATGCAATCCCATGTTACTTTTGCCGTTAAAGGAGTGGCCTTGACATTATGCCAATATAATGTATACTGAAGCTGTATACGCTTACATTACCAGGAGGAGTTTACGATGGCGGTTCGTACCCAAATCTATTTGCCGGAGGATCTGTACCAGCGCCTGCGGGCTAGTGCGTCTGCTACGGGCAAATCTATGGCCGAACAGATCAGGGAATCCCTTGAACTCTACTTGACGGAAAGTGAAGCCGCAACGCCCAAGCCGGAGGATCCTATCTGGCAGCTTGCCGGGCGTACTACGAGTGTGGATGGGGATTTGTCCGAAAACCATGATCGGTACCTTTACAGAAAGGACCAAAAAAAGTGAGCAGACCACTATTTGTTGACACTTCGGGATGGTGTGCCATTTATGATTGCGCTGATTCCCGGCACCCGGAAGCTGTGGAACTCTGGCATGCTCTGGCGAAAACTACAGGGCTGCTTTACACCACGGACTACGTAGTGG
Proteins encoded in this region:
- a CDS encoding CopG family transcriptional regulator, with the translated sequence MAVRTQIYLPEDLYQRLRASASATGKSMAEQIRESLELYLTESEAATPKPEDPIWQLAGRTTSVDGDLSENHDRYLYRKDQKK